One part of the Epinephelus fuscoguttatus linkage group LG12, E.fuscoguttatus.final_Chr_v1 genome encodes these proteins:
- the ptrh2 gene encoding peptidyl-tRNA hydrolase 2, mitochondrial has product MDLAYGPLGLGLVAGLGCGLLLGWHLRARLGQTSKTVMAAMGNGTGEASVMGEGGEFKMILVVRNDLKMGKGKVAAQCSHAAVSAYKQVQRRNPELLKQWEYCGQPKVVVKAPDEDTLIDLLSHAKEVGLPVSLIQDAGRTQIAPGSRTVLGIGPGPADLIDNVTGDLKLY; this is encoded by the coding sequence ATGGACTTGGCGTATGGTCCGTTGGGCCTGGGTCTCGTCGCAGGACTCGGCTGTGGGCTCCTCCTCGGCTGGCACCTTCGGGCTCGCTTGGGCCAGACATCCAAAACCGTGATGGCAGCGATGGGGAATGGCACCGGTGAAGCAAGTGTGATGGGAGAAGGCGGCGAGTTCAAGATGATCCTGGTGGTGCGAAATGACCTGAAGATGGGTAAAGGGAAGGTGGCTGCCCAGTGCTCCCATGCTGCTGTGTCGGCTTACAAACAGGTTCAGCGTAGGAACCCAGAGCTTCTCAAACAGTGGGAGTACTGCGGTCAGCCCAAGGTGGTGGTGAAGGCCCCCGATGAGGACACCCTGATTGATCTGCTGAGTCATGCCAAAGAAGTGGGGCTTCCTGTCAGCCTGATTCAAGATGCAGGAAGGACACAAATTGCGCCTGGGTCACGCACCGTGCTGGGCATCGGTCCCGGCCCGGCTGATCTGATCGACAACGTCACCGGGGACTTAAAACTCTACTAG